The following proteins are encoded in a genomic region of Sesamum indicum cultivar Zhongzhi No. 13 linkage group LG8, S_indicum_v1.0, whole genome shotgun sequence:
- the LOC105169890 gene encoding B3 domain-containing protein At5g42700-like isoform X3, with the protein MIVWLPMFLIRKRRKPFMIMKDFMEIKEMHTRKRDSHDTTGEARRRIRTTKNNLHFQVEITSSVMERAEEIQANLATQFPSFVKPMIRSNVTGGFWLSLPKLFCKLHLPSCDIKITLVDESNKEYYTKYLPERRGLSAGWRGFSISHNLEEGDILVFHLVGVCKMKVYIVRANHFSAVDAAVSLLHLQACADVVNHAEHFKEGRTSPQVPEKLLRPPSQEMLCSNFDKFEESFKSKPVSNDSRNISKNIVCFRRNTCCGQEELEQDFGDKKIVLNIKMQELKDAT; encoded by the exons ATGATTGTTTGGTTGCCTATGTTTCTGATC CGAAAGAGGAGGAAGCCATTTATGATTATGAAAGACTTCATGGAAATCAAGGAAATGCATACCCGGAAGCGA GATAGTCATGACACGACCGGTGAAGCAAGAAG ACGGATAAGGACAACAAAGAATAATCTTCATTTCCAAGTTGAGATTACATCATCAGTTATGGAGCGGGCAGAAGAGATTCAGGCAAATCTCGCTACACAGTTTCCCAGCTTTGTCAAACCAATGATTCGATCTAATGTCACAGGAGGCTTCTGGCTG TCACTTCCAAAGTTATTCTGCAAGTTGCATTTGCCAAGTTGTGACATAAAGATTACTTTAGTAGATGAGAGCAATAAAGAATACTACACAAAATACCTGCCTGAGAGGAGAGGACTTAGTGCTGGATGGCGGGGATTTTCGATTTCACATAATTTAGAAGAAGGTGACATATTGGTTTTTCATCTTGTAGGAGTATGCAAAATGAAG GTTTACATAGTGAGAGCAAACCATTTTAGTGCAGTGGATGCAGCTGTCAGCCTTCTGCACTTACAAGCTTGTGCAGATGTAGTGAACCATG CAGAGCACTTCAAGGAGGGTAGGACTTCCCCGCAGGTTCCAGAAAAGCTTTTAAGACCTCCATCCCAAGAGATGTTATGTTCAAATTTCGACAAGTTTGAAGAAAGTTTCAAGAGTAAGCCAGTGTCGAATGATTCTCGGAATATCAGCAAAAATATTGTCTGCTTTAGAAG AAATACTTGTTGCGGACAAGAAGAATTAGAACAagattttggagataaaaagaTTGTTCTCAACATAAAGATGCAAGAATTAAAAGATGCAACATGA
- the LOC105169890 gene encoding uncharacterized protein LOC105169890 isoform X7 encodes MIVWLPMFLIRKRRKPFMIMKDFMEIKEMHTRKRDSHDTTGEARSCRRIRTTKNNLHFQVEITSSVMERAEEIQANLATQFPSFVKPMIRSNVTGGFWLVYIVRANHFSAVDAAVSLLHLQACADVVNHAEHFKEGRTSPQVPEKLLRPPSQEMLCSNFDKFEESFKSKPVSNDSRNISKNIVCFRRNTCCGQEELEQDFGDKKIVLNIKMQELKDAT; translated from the exons ATGATTGTTTGGTTGCCTATGTTTCTGATC CGAAAGAGGAGGAAGCCATTTATGATTATGAAAGACTTCATGGAAATCAAGGAAATGCATACCCGGAAGCGA GATAGTCATGACACGACCGGTGAAGCAAGAAG CTGCAGACGGATAAGGACAACAAAGAATAATCTTCATTTCCAAGTTGAGATTACATCATCAGTTATGGAGCGGGCAGAAGAGATTCAGGCAAATCTCGCTACACAGTTTCCCAGCTTTGTCAAACCAATGATTCGATCTAATGTCACAGGAGGCTTCTGGCTG GTTTACATAGTGAGAGCAAACCATTTTAGTGCAGTGGATGCAGCTGTCAGCCTTCTGCACTTACAAGCTTGTGCAGATGTAGTGAACCATG CAGAGCACTTCAAGGAGGGTAGGACTTCCCCGCAGGTTCCAGAAAAGCTTTTAAGACCTCCATCCCAAGAGATGTTATGTTCAAATTTCGACAAGTTTGAAGAAAGTTTCAAGAGTAAGCCAGTGTCGAATGATTCTCGGAATATCAGCAAAAATATTGTCTGCTTTAGAAG AAATACTTGTTGCGGACAAGAAGAATTAGAACAagattttggagataaaaagaTTGTTCTCAACATAAAGATGCAAGAATTAAAAGATGCAACATGA
- the LOC105169890 gene encoding B3 domain-containing protein At5g42700-like isoform X1, which translates to MIVWLPMFLIRKRRKPFMIMKDFMEIKEMHTRKRDSHDTTGEARSCRRIRTTKNNLHFQVEITSSVMERAEEIQANLATQFPSFVKPMIRSNVTGGFWLSLPKLFCKLHLPSCDIKITLVDESNKEYYTKYLPERRGLSAGWRGFSISHNLEEGDILVFHLVGVCKMKVYIVRANHFSAVDAAVSLLHLQACADVVNHAEHFKEGRTSPQVPEKLLRPPSQEMLCSNFDKFEESFKSKPVSNDSRNISKNIVCFRRNTCCGQEELEQDFGDKKIVLNIKMQELKDAT; encoded by the exons ATGATTGTTTGGTTGCCTATGTTTCTGATC CGAAAGAGGAGGAAGCCATTTATGATTATGAAAGACTTCATGGAAATCAAGGAAATGCATACCCGGAAGCGA GATAGTCATGACACGACCGGTGAAGCAAGAAG CTGCAGACGGATAAGGACAACAAAGAATAATCTTCATTTCCAAGTTGAGATTACATCATCAGTTATGGAGCGGGCAGAAGAGATTCAGGCAAATCTCGCTACACAGTTTCCCAGCTTTGTCAAACCAATGATTCGATCTAATGTCACAGGAGGCTTCTGGCTG TCACTTCCAAAGTTATTCTGCAAGTTGCATTTGCCAAGTTGTGACATAAAGATTACTTTAGTAGATGAGAGCAATAAAGAATACTACACAAAATACCTGCCTGAGAGGAGAGGACTTAGTGCTGGATGGCGGGGATTTTCGATTTCACATAATTTAGAAGAAGGTGACATATTGGTTTTTCATCTTGTAGGAGTATGCAAAATGAAG GTTTACATAGTGAGAGCAAACCATTTTAGTGCAGTGGATGCAGCTGTCAGCCTTCTGCACTTACAAGCTTGTGCAGATGTAGTGAACCATG CAGAGCACTTCAAGGAGGGTAGGACTTCCCCGCAGGTTCCAGAAAAGCTTTTAAGACCTCCATCCCAAGAGATGTTATGTTCAAATTTCGACAAGTTTGAAGAAAGTTTCAAGAGTAAGCCAGTGTCGAATGATTCTCGGAATATCAGCAAAAATATTGTCTGCTTTAGAAG AAATACTTGTTGCGGACAAGAAGAATTAGAACAagattttggagataaaaagaTTGTTCTCAACATAAAGATGCAAGAATTAAAAGATGCAACATGA
- the LOC105169890 gene encoding uncharacterized protein LOC105169890 isoform X8: protein MIVWLPMFLIRKRRKPFMIMKDFMEIKEMHTRKRDSHDTTGEARSCRRIRTTKNNLHFQVEITSSVMERAEEIQANLATQFPSFVKPMIRSNVTGGFWLVYIVRANHFSAVDAAVSLLHLQACADVVNHEHFKEGRTSPQVPEKLLRPPSQEMLCSNFDKFEESFKSKPVSNDSRNISKNIVCFRRNTCCGQEELEQDFGDKKIVLNIKMQELKDAT from the exons ATGATTGTTTGGTTGCCTATGTTTCTGATC CGAAAGAGGAGGAAGCCATTTATGATTATGAAAGACTTCATGGAAATCAAGGAAATGCATACCCGGAAGCGA GATAGTCATGACACGACCGGTGAAGCAAGAAG CTGCAGACGGATAAGGACAACAAAGAATAATCTTCATTTCCAAGTTGAGATTACATCATCAGTTATGGAGCGGGCAGAAGAGATTCAGGCAAATCTCGCTACACAGTTTCCCAGCTTTGTCAAACCAATGATTCGATCTAATGTCACAGGAGGCTTCTGGCTG GTTTACATAGTGAGAGCAAACCATTTTAGTGCAGTGGATGCAGCTGTCAGCCTTCTGCACTTACAAGCTTGTGCAGATGTAGTGAACCATG AGCACTTCAAGGAGGGTAGGACTTCCCCGCAGGTTCCAGAAAAGCTTTTAAGACCTCCATCCCAAGAGATGTTATGTTCAAATTTCGACAAGTTTGAAGAAAGTTTCAAGAGTAAGCCAGTGTCGAATGATTCTCGGAATATCAGCAAAAATATTGTCTGCTTTAGAAG AAATACTTGTTGCGGACAAGAAGAATTAGAACAagattttggagataaaaagaTTGTTCTCAACATAAAGATGCAAGAATTAAAAGATGCAACATGA
- the LOC105169890 gene encoding B3 domain-containing protein At5g42700-like isoform X2, which translates to MIVWLPMFLIRKRRKPFMIMKDFMEIKEMHTRKRDSHDTTGEARSCRRIRTTKNNLHFQVEITSSVMERAEEIQANLATQFPSFVKPMIRSNVTGGFWLSLPKLFCKLHLPSCDIKITLVDESNKEYYTKYLPERRGLSAGWRGFSISHNLEEGDILVFHLVGVCKMKVYIVRANHFSAVDAAVSLLHLQACADVVNHEHFKEGRTSPQVPEKLLRPPSQEMLCSNFDKFEESFKSKPVSNDSRNISKNIVCFRRNTCCGQEELEQDFGDKKIVLNIKMQELKDAT; encoded by the exons ATGATTGTTTGGTTGCCTATGTTTCTGATC CGAAAGAGGAGGAAGCCATTTATGATTATGAAAGACTTCATGGAAATCAAGGAAATGCATACCCGGAAGCGA GATAGTCATGACACGACCGGTGAAGCAAGAAG CTGCAGACGGATAAGGACAACAAAGAATAATCTTCATTTCCAAGTTGAGATTACATCATCAGTTATGGAGCGGGCAGAAGAGATTCAGGCAAATCTCGCTACACAGTTTCCCAGCTTTGTCAAACCAATGATTCGATCTAATGTCACAGGAGGCTTCTGGCTG TCACTTCCAAAGTTATTCTGCAAGTTGCATTTGCCAAGTTGTGACATAAAGATTACTTTAGTAGATGAGAGCAATAAAGAATACTACACAAAATACCTGCCTGAGAGGAGAGGACTTAGTGCTGGATGGCGGGGATTTTCGATTTCACATAATTTAGAAGAAGGTGACATATTGGTTTTTCATCTTGTAGGAGTATGCAAAATGAAG GTTTACATAGTGAGAGCAAACCATTTTAGTGCAGTGGATGCAGCTGTCAGCCTTCTGCACTTACAAGCTTGTGCAGATGTAGTGAACCATG AGCACTTCAAGGAGGGTAGGACTTCCCCGCAGGTTCCAGAAAAGCTTTTAAGACCTCCATCCCAAGAGATGTTATGTTCAAATTTCGACAAGTTTGAAGAAAGTTTCAAGAGTAAGCCAGTGTCGAATGATTCTCGGAATATCAGCAAAAATATTGTCTGCTTTAGAAG AAATACTTGTTGCGGACAAGAAGAATTAGAACAagattttggagataaaaagaTTGTTCTCAACATAAAGATGCAAGAATTAAAAGATGCAACATGA
- the LOC105169890 gene encoding B3 domain-containing protein At5g42700-like isoform X6, translating to MIVWLPMFLIRKRRKPFMIMKDFMEIKEMHTRKRDSHDTTGEARSCRRIRTTKNNLHFQVEITSSVMERAEEIQANLATQFPSFVKPMIRSNVTGGFWLSLPKLFCKLHLPSCDIKITLVDESNKEYYTKYLPERRGLSAGWRGFSISHNLEEGDILVFHLVGVCKMKVYIVRANHFSAVDAAVSLLHLQACADVVNHAEHFKEGRTSPQVPEKLLRPPSQEMLCSNFDKFEESFKSKPVSNDSRNISKNIVCFRSVAAVH from the exons ATGATTGTTTGGTTGCCTATGTTTCTGATC CGAAAGAGGAGGAAGCCATTTATGATTATGAAAGACTTCATGGAAATCAAGGAAATGCATACCCGGAAGCGA GATAGTCATGACACGACCGGTGAAGCAAGAAG CTGCAGACGGATAAGGACAACAAAGAATAATCTTCATTTCCAAGTTGAGATTACATCATCAGTTATGGAGCGGGCAGAAGAGATTCAGGCAAATCTCGCTACACAGTTTCCCAGCTTTGTCAAACCAATGATTCGATCTAATGTCACAGGAGGCTTCTGGCTG TCACTTCCAAAGTTATTCTGCAAGTTGCATTTGCCAAGTTGTGACATAAAGATTACTTTAGTAGATGAGAGCAATAAAGAATACTACACAAAATACCTGCCTGAGAGGAGAGGACTTAGTGCTGGATGGCGGGGATTTTCGATTTCACATAATTTAGAAGAAGGTGACATATTGGTTTTTCATCTTGTAGGAGTATGCAAAATGAAG GTTTACATAGTGAGAGCAAACCATTTTAGTGCAGTGGATGCAGCTGTCAGCCTTCTGCACTTACAAGCTTGTGCAGATGTAGTGAACCATG CAGAGCACTTCAAGGAGGGTAGGACTTCCCCGCAGGTTCCAGAAAAGCTTTTAAGACCTCCATCCCAAGAGATGTTATGTTCAAATTTCGACAAGTTTGAAGAAAGTTTCAAGAGTAAGCCAGTGTCGAATGATTCTCGGAATATCAGCAAAAATATTGTCTGCTTTAGAAG CGTAGCTGCGGTACATTGA
- the LOC105169890 gene encoding B3 domain-containing protein At5g42700-like isoform X4 yields the protein MIMKDFMEIKEMHTRKRDSHDTTGEARSCRRIRTTKNNLHFQVEITSSVMERAEEIQANLATQFPSFVKPMIRSNVTGGFWLSLPKLFCKLHLPSCDIKITLVDESNKEYYTKYLPERRGLSAGWRGFSISHNLEEGDILVFHLVGVCKMKVYIVRANHFSAVDAAVSLLHLQACADVVNHAEHFKEGRTSPQVPEKLLRPPSQEMLCSNFDKFEESFKSKPVSNDSRNISKNIVCFRRNTCCGQEELEQDFGDKKIVLNIKMQELKDAT from the exons ATGATTATGAAAGACTTCATGGAAATCAAGGAAATGCATACCCGGAAGCGA GATAGTCATGACACGACCGGTGAAGCAAGAAG CTGCAGACGGATAAGGACAACAAAGAATAATCTTCATTTCCAAGTTGAGATTACATCATCAGTTATGGAGCGGGCAGAAGAGATTCAGGCAAATCTCGCTACACAGTTTCCCAGCTTTGTCAAACCAATGATTCGATCTAATGTCACAGGAGGCTTCTGGCTG TCACTTCCAAAGTTATTCTGCAAGTTGCATTTGCCAAGTTGTGACATAAAGATTACTTTAGTAGATGAGAGCAATAAAGAATACTACACAAAATACCTGCCTGAGAGGAGAGGACTTAGTGCTGGATGGCGGGGATTTTCGATTTCACATAATTTAGAAGAAGGTGACATATTGGTTTTTCATCTTGTAGGAGTATGCAAAATGAAG GTTTACATAGTGAGAGCAAACCATTTTAGTGCAGTGGATGCAGCTGTCAGCCTTCTGCACTTACAAGCTTGTGCAGATGTAGTGAACCATG CAGAGCACTTCAAGGAGGGTAGGACTTCCCCGCAGGTTCCAGAAAAGCTTTTAAGACCTCCATCCCAAGAGATGTTATGTTCAAATTTCGACAAGTTTGAAGAAAGTTTCAAGAGTAAGCCAGTGTCGAATGATTCTCGGAATATCAGCAAAAATATTGTCTGCTTTAGAAG AAATACTTGTTGCGGACAAGAAGAATTAGAACAagattttggagataaaaagaTTGTTCTCAACATAAAGATGCAAGAATTAAAAGATGCAACATGA
- the LOC105169890 gene encoding B3 domain-containing protein At5g42700-like isoform X5 translates to MIMKDFMEIKEMHTRKRDSHDTTGEARRRIRTTKNNLHFQVEITSSVMERAEEIQANLATQFPSFVKPMIRSNVTGGFWLSLPKLFCKLHLPSCDIKITLVDESNKEYYTKYLPERRGLSAGWRGFSISHNLEEGDILVFHLVGVCKMKVYIVRANHFSAVDAAVSLLHLQACADVVNHAEHFKEGRTSPQVPEKLLRPPSQEMLCSNFDKFEESFKSKPVSNDSRNISKNIVCFRRNTCCGQEELEQDFGDKKIVLNIKMQELKDAT, encoded by the exons ATGATTATGAAAGACTTCATGGAAATCAAGGAAATGCATACCCGGAAGCGA GATAGTCATGACACGACCGGTGAAGCAAGAAG ACGGATAAGGACAACAAAGAATAATCTTCATTTCCAAGTTGAGATTACATCATCAGTTATGGAGCGGGCAGAAGAGATTCAGGCAAATCTCGCTACACAGTTTCCCAGCTTTGTCAAACCAATGATTCGATCTAATGTCACAGGAGGCTTCTGGCTG TCACTTCCAAAGTTATTCTGCAAGTTGCATTTGCCAAGTTGTGACATAAAGATTACTTTAGTAGATGAGAGCAATAAAGAATACTACACAAAATACCTGCCTGAGAGGAGAGGACTTAGTGCTGGATGGCGGGGATTTTCGATTTCACATAATTTAGAAGAAGGTGACATATTGGTTTTTCATCTTGTAGGAGTATGCAAAATGAAG GTTTACATAGTGAGAGCAAACCATTTTAGTGCAGTGGATGCAGCTGTCAGCCTTCTGCACTTACAAGCTTGTGCAGATGTAGTGAACCATG CAGAGCACTTCAAGGAGGGTAGGACTTCCCCGCAGGTTCCAGAAAAGCTTTTAAGACCTCCATCCCAAGAGATGTTATGTTCAAATTTCGACAAGTTTGAAGAAAGTTTCAAGAGTAAGCCAGTGTCGAATGATTCTCGGAATATCAGCAAAAATATTGTCTGCTTTAGAAG AAATACTTGTTGCGGACAAGAAGAATTAGAACAagattttggagataaaaagaTTGTTCTCAACATAAAGATGCAAGAATTAAAAGATGCAACATGA
- the LOC105169560 gene encoding 2-hydroxyisoflavanone dehydratase: MPQDNRKYNSMSGKKSFSYLLLILHFLTTTAAASSSAVLYDIYPFIRVYKDGTVKRFIGTEVVPASVDPTTGVRSKDVVITAPELHISARLYLPKYATSTHKLPLLVYFHGGAFFTESAFSPLYHNHLNSIVAKANVVAVSVNYRLAPEHPLPIGYQDSWHALKWVFSHSDGNGNETWLKNYADFMHVYLGGDSAGGNIAHNTAIRAGLEHEMVHRVVIDGMFLNCPHFWGKTPIGNEASKPKREALMESIWIHAYPNSTGLDDPLVNPAMDPNLSKLRCKRVLVYVAEKDILRDRGWYYEKALRKSKWDGVVKVVEVKGEDHDFSIIFPNSRKAKIVLRQLASFLNQGKVLDSFAGHLTAVPSN; this comes from the coding sequence ATGCCCCAAGATAACAGAAAATATAACAGTATGTCTGGTAAGAAGAGCTTCTCATACTTGTTACTCATTCTTCATTTCCTCACAACAACAGCTGCTGCGAGTTCCTCAGCCGTATTGTATGACATCTATCCCTTCATAAGAGTATACAAGGATGGTACAGTTAAAAGATTTATAGGAACAGAGGTTGTGCCTGCATCAGTCGATCCAACGACTGGGGTTCGTTCCAAAGACGTGGTGATCACTGCACCAGAACTTCATATCTCAGCCAGACTCTACCTCCCTAAATATGCGACTTCAACACATAAATTACCACTTCTAGTCTACTTCCATGGTGGTGCATTTTTCACAGAATCCGCCTTCTCTCCCCTGTACCACAATCACCTGAACTCAATTGTTGCAAAAGCTAATGTTGTCGCAGTGTCGGTTAATTACAGATTAGCCCCCGAACACCCTCTTCCTATTGGCTATCAAGATTCCTGGCATGCACTAAAATGGGTTTTTTCTCATTCCGATGGTAATGGAAACGAGACATGGCTAAAGAACTACGCTGATTTCATGCACGTATACTTAGGTGGAGACAGTGCTGGTGGTAACATTGCACACAACACAGCCATCCGGGCCGGGTTGGAGCATGAAATGGTCCATAGGGTTGTAATAGATGGGATGTTCTTGAATTGCCCACATTTCTGGGGGAAGACGCCTATTGGGAATGAAGCTAGTAAACCCAAAAGGGAAGCTCTGATGGAGAGTATTTGGATCCATGCATACCCGAATTCCACGGGGCTTGACGACCCGTTAGTGAATCCGGCCATGGATCCGAATCTATCGAAGCTAAGGTGCAAAAGGGTGTTGGTTTATGTTGCTGAAAAGGATATTTTGAGGGATAGGGGATGGTATTATGAGAAGGCATTGAGAAAGAGTAAGTGGGATGGAGTAGTGAAGGTTGTGGAGGTGAAGGGGGAGGATCATGACTTCagtataatttttccaaacaGCAGAAAAGCTAAGATAGTGTTAAGACAGTTGGCTTCCTTTCTGAATCAAGGCAAAGTGCTGGATAGTTTTGCCGGGCATTTAACTGCAGTGCCCAGCAACTGA
- the LOC105169562 gene encoding probable carboxylesterase 12: protein MSTSTASVFLVLLLHTSISANDSSDILYDIPPFIRVYTNGTIQRFIGTRVAPPLTDPITRVQSKDIVIHPTVNVTARLYLPGNAIPGKKTPLLVYFHGGAFFTESAASPPYHRHLNSVVARANVVAVSVNYRLAPENPLPICYEDSWLALKWVFSHFKGYGKEPWINKYVDFRHVHVGGDSAGANIAHNMAIRAGSDHETGGVLLDGLFLNCPHFWGEKRIGNEDTSNIPIKNMMESIWVHAYPNSRGLDDPLLNPASDPNLSRLGCRKVLVYVAGNDILRGRGWYYKQALRKSGWNGIVKVVQVQGEEHDFGVRFPDTPNALQMLQNFAAFLQLD, encoded by the coding sequence ATGTCCACCAGCACTGCCTCTGTCTTCCTCGTTTTACTTCTTCACACATCGATTTCAGCAAACGACTCATCAGACATACTATACGACATCCCTCCCTTCATCAGAGTCTACACAAATGGTACAATCCAAAGATTCATAGGAACAAGGGTTGCTCCTCCGTTGACGGATCCGATCACTCGGGTCCAATCCAAGGACATTGTAATTCACCCGACAGTGAATGTAACTGCAAGACTGTATCTGCCTGGAAACGCCATTCCAGGCAAGAAAACCCCTCTTCTCGTCTATTTTCACGGCGGTGCTTTCTTCACCGAATCCGCTGCTTCTCCGCCTTACCACCGCCACTTGAACTCAGTCGTCGCGAGAGCTAACGTCGTCGCTGTGTCGGTTAATTACAGATTAGCCCCCGAAAACCCTCTACCCATTTGTTACGAAGATTCTTGGCTTGCACTAAAATGGGTATTTTCCCACTTCAAAGGGTACGGGAAGGAGCCGTGGATCAACAAGTATGTTGATTTTAGGCATGTGCATGTGGGGGGAGATAGTGCCGGGGCAAATATCGCACACAACATGGCTATCAGGGCCGGGTCGGATCATGAAACGGGTGGTGTTCTACTAGATGGGTTGTTTCTAAACTGCCCACATTTTTGGGGGGAGAAGCGGATCGGGAATGAGGATACTAGCAACATTCCAATCAAGAACATGATGGAGAGCATTTGGGTTCATGCGTACCCGAATTCGAGAGGTCTAGATGACCCGTTGTTGAACCCGGCTTCGGATCCGAATCTATCCCGGTTAGGGTGCAGGAAGGTGTTAGTTTATGTAGCTGGGAATGATATATTGAGGGGCAGAGGTTGGTATTACAAGCAAGCATTGAGGAAGAGTGGATGGAATGGAATAGTGAAAGTCGTGCAAGTACAAGGGGAGGAACACGATTTTGGTGTACGGTTTCCCGACACCCCAAACGCCCTACAAATGCTGCAAAATTTTGCTGCTTTTCTCCAATTGGATTAA
- the LOC105169561 gene encoding 2-hydroxyisoflavanone dehydratase, with translation MAANSSEVLHDFFPLLREYKDGRVERLVGKDLVPASVDPETGVQTKDVVIAQEINLSARLYLPKNAAPGKKLPLLVYFHGGGFLVESAFSAMYQKHLNLLVAEANCVAVSVNYRLAPEHPLPAAYDDSWLALKWVASQSTDEWIKDYADLNRVYLGGDSAGGTIAHHVAIRVGDKTLDGIRLSGVFLNCPFFCSKDAMGKEETHPVFSKSYLDRLWHYACPSSTEGSDHPWINPTMDPKISSFGCKRLLVYVAEKDVLRERGWWYKDAISKSGWNGEIEVVEVKGEDHVFSVISPTTENGIAMLKRVASFLNHD, from the coding sequence ATGGCTGCAAACTCCAGTGAGGTGCTCCATGACTTCTTCCCCTTGCTGAGAGAATACAAAGATGGTCGAGTTGAAAGATTAGTCGGCAAAGACTTGGTTCCCGCATCAGTAGATCCAGAAACAGGGGTTCAAACCAAAGACGTTGTTATAGCACAGGAGATCAACCTTTCCGCCAGGCTTTACCTGCCCAAGAACGCTGCTCCGGGCAAGAAACTTCCCCTTCTTGTCTACTTCCATGGTGGTGGTTTCTTGGTGGAATCCGCATTCTCTGCAATGTACCAAAAGCACCTCAATTTGCTGGTCGCAGAGGCTAATTGTGTTGCCGTATCCGTCAACTATAGATTAGCCCCTGAGCATCCTCTCCCTGCTGCCTACGATGATTCTTGGCTCGCCCTCAAATGGGTTGCCTCTCAATCCACAGATGAGTGGATTAAAGATTATGCTGATCTCAATCGTGTTTACTTAGGCGGCGACAGCGCTGGTGGTACCATAGCACACCACGTAGCGATACGTGTGGGTGATAAAACGTTGGACGGCATCAGATTGAGCGGCGTTTTCCTCAACTGTCCATTCTTTTGCAGCAAAGATGCAATGGGGAAAGAAGAAACACATCCAGTTTTTTCAAAGAGTTATTTGGATAGACTTTGGCACTATGCATGTCCAAGCAGCACAGAAGGGTCCGATCATCCTTGGATTAATCCGACCATGGATCCAAAAATCTCGAGCTTCGGGTGTAAAAGGTTGCTGGTTTATGTTGCGGAGAAGGATGTCCTGAGGGAGAGGGGCTGGTGGTATAAGGATGCAATAAGCAAGAGTGGGTGGAATGGAGAAATTGAGGTGGTTGAAGTCAAAGGGGAGGATCATGTCTTCAGTGTAATTTCTCCAACTACTGAGAATGGCATTGCTATGCTCAAAAGGGTGGCTTCTTTCCTCAACCATGACTAG
- the LOC105169564 gene encoding probable carboxylesterase 12 codes for MATNKDELLHDFPPLLRAYRDGRIERLMGLDFVPPSVDPATRVQSKDVEIAPEVNLSARIFLPANADPSKKVPLLLYFHGGGFIVESAFSPLYHKHLNVLVAEANVVAVSVNYRLAPEHPLPIAFEDSWLSLKWVASQSTDAGHEKWIRDYADLNRVYLGGDSAGGTIAHNIAMRVGSEQLNGINLRGIFLNCPFFWGGNPILNEEKDLIFARSFAAKLLLYACPSISDCDEHWINPAKDKKLASLGCGKVLVYVAEKDALKDRGWYYKDSLTESGWNGDVEVVEVKEEGHVFSVLCPGGENGLAMLKKVASFINK; via the coding sequence ATGGCTACAAACAAGGACGAACTACTCCACGATTTCCCTCCACTACTGAGAGCATACAGAGATGGTCGAATTGAAAGGTTAATGGGCTTGGATTTTGTGCCTCCATCAGTTGATCCAGCGACACGGGTTCAATCCAAAGACGTCGAAATCGCGCCGGAGGTCAACCTGTCCGCTCGGATTTTCCTGCCTGCAAACGCTGACCCGAGCAAGAAAGTCCCACTTCTTCTCTACTTCCACGGCGGTGGCTTTATTGTTGAATCTGCCTTCTCTCCGTTGTATCATAAGCACCTCAATGTCTTGGTGGCGGAGGCTAATGTTGTGGCAGTATCAGTGAATTACAGATTGGCGCCGGAGCACCCTCTCCCGATTGCGTTTGAGGATTCTTGGCTTTCGCTCAAATGGGTTGCTTCTCAATCCACTGATGCGGGTCATGAGAAATGGATACGAGATTATGCTGATTTGAATCGCGTCTACTTGGGTGGAGACAGTGCTGGAGGTACCATAGCACACAACATAGCCATGCGGGTCGGGTCGGAGCAGTTGAACGGCATCAATTTACGTGGGATTTTCCTCAATTGCCCATTCTTTTGGGGGGGAAATCCAATTTTGAATGAAGAAAAGGACTTAATTTTTGCCAGGAGTTTTGCGGCTAAACTTTTGCTATATGCGTGCCCGAGCATTTCGGACTGTGACGAGCACTGGATAAATCCGGCTAAGGATAAAAAACTTGCGAGTTTAGGGTGTGGAAAGGTGCTGGTTTATGTTGCTGAAAAGGATGCATTGAAGGATAGAGGCTGGTATTACAAGGATTCGTTAACAGAGAGTGGGTGGAATGGAGATGTTGAGGTCGTGGAGGTTAAAGAAGAGGGCCATGTTTTCAGTGTGCTTTGCCCTGGCGGTGAGAATGGTTTGGCTATGCTGAAAAAAGTGGCTTCTTTTATCAATAAGTAG